The following are from one region of the Veillonella nakazawae genome:
- a CDS encoding adenylosuccinate synthase, whose translation MATSMVIGTQWGDEGKGKIVDWIAERADVVVRSQGGNNAGHTVVVDDKAFALRLLPSGILYDDKQNIVGTGVVIDPKVLLQEIEGLEKQGKSAKSLQISDRAHVIMPYHIALDNAEEASKGDAKIGTTKNGIGPCYADKINRIGIRICDLYDLDTFKQKLAYNVEFKNKMLTKVYDAEPVNYDEILADYIKYAEALKPYVTDTNIAVLKAVQEDKKVLFEGAQATMLDLDHGTYPFVTSSHPIAGGASTGAGIGPNYLKNIFGVVKAYATRVGAGPFPTELLDETGDNLRKLGHEFGTVTGRPRRCGWLDLMVVKYAAGLNSLDYLAITRLDILDTFKELKICVGYKLNGKDVEGFPANLKDLEACEAVYETLPGWETDISGIRKYEDLPENARKYVERIAEVTGVPLGIVSVGPNRSQTIDLVNVF comes from the coding sequence ATGGCAACAAGTATGGTTATCGGCACTCAATGGGGTGACGAGGGTAAAGGTAAGATCGTTGACTGGATTGCGGAACGTGCGGACGTTGTAGTGCGCAGTCAAGGTGGTAATAACGCAGGTCATACTGTTGTAGTAGATGACAAAGCATTTGCGCTTCGCCTGTTACCAAGTGGTATCTTGTATGATGATAAACAAAATATCGTTGGTACTGGTGTTGTTATTGACCCTAAAGTTTTGTTACAAGAAATTGAAGGTCTTGAAAAACAAGGTAAATCTGCTAAATCCCTTCAAATTTCCGACCGTGCGCATGTTATCATGCCATATCATATCGCTTTAGATAATGCAGAGGAAGCATCTAAAGGGGATGCTAAAATCGGTACTACTAAAAACGGTATCGGTCCTTGCTATGCTGATAAGATTAACCGTATCGGCATCCGTATCTGCGATTTGTATGACTTGGATACATTCAAACAAAAATTAGCATACAATGTAGAATTCAAAAACAAAATGCTTACAAAGGTTTATGATGCTGAACCGGTTAACTATGATGAAATCTTAGCGGATTACATCAAATATGCTGAAGCATTGAAACCATATGTAACAGACACTAACATCGCTGTTTTGAAAGCAGTTCAAGAAGATAAAAAGGTATTGTTCGAAGGTGCGCAAGCAACTATGCTTGACCTTGATCACGGTACATATCCATTCGTAACATCCTCTCATCCAATCGCTGGTGGTGCTTCCACAGGTGCTGGTATTGGTCCTAACTACTTGAAAAATATCTTCGGCGTAGTAAAAGCTTACGCAACACGCGTTGGTGCAGGTCCATTCCCTACAGAGCTTCTTGATGAAACTGGCGATAACCTTCGCAAACTTGGTCATGAGTTTGGTACTGTAACTGGTCGTCCTCGTCGTTGCGGTTGGTTAGATCTTATGGTTGTAAAATACGCGGCAGGTCTTAACAGTCTTGATTACCTTGCAATTACTCGTTTGGATATTCTTGATACATTCAAAGAATTGAAAATCTGCGTAGGTTATAAATTGAATGGTAAAGATGTAGAAGGCTTCCCAGCTAACTTGAAAGACCTTGAAGCATGCGAAGCAGTGTACGAAACATTGCCAGGTTGGGAAACAGATATTTCTGGTATCCGTAAATACGAAGATCTTCCTGAAAATGCTCGCAAATATGTAGAACGTATTGCAGAAGTAACAGGTGTACCTTTGGGTATCGTATCCGTTGGCCCTAACCGCAGTCAAACTATTGATTTAGTAAACGTATTTTAA
- a CDS encoding MFS transporter, translated as MKRIIRKYGPPIFHCINDFGQGSLAALIPFFIANFGLNYYQSASIIFCNTIVASIAQPILGYVADRWRVPWFIPVGFSITLVSISAIALATSYEMILALSLIAGLGAALFHPEAALLVNRMQSNELGNAMGRFAVGGSAGFALGPLLAGGVYVFGAQFLWVFTAIALIGVLLYVYAFTGSAATDVVGESKSSAKSTNTGANDWVSFGKLFFVIASRSILFSVLSIFIPILYITVINGEASASSLALTMYFAMGAVLTYMGGALSDKLGFLKTVRLGNLIFLPSVLVFIFVPNIWGFFGAMIPMAFGVFSQYGPITVLGQKYLAKNAGFASGITLGLGITLGGLVAPYVGHLADIYDVQTALMTLIPVGLMGLLMSLWLKEPK; from the coding sequence ATGAAACGTATTATACGAAAATACGGACCGCCTATTTTTCATTGTATTAATGACTTTGGACAAGGATCTCTAGCGGCGCTTATACCGTTTTTTATTGCTAACTTTGGGCTTAATTACTATCAATCAGCATCTATCATTTTCTGTAACACCATCGTGGCTTCTATAGCCCAACCTATCTTGGGCTATGTGGCGGATCGGTGGCGCGTGCCTTGGTTCATTCCTGTAGGTTTTTCTATAACATTAGTCTCCATTAGTGCCATTGCACTGGCGACGAGCTATGAGATGATACTTGCTCTATCGCTCATTGCAGGCCTTGGGGCTGCATTGTTCCATCCTGAGGCGGCACTTCTTGTAAACCGTATGCAATCCAATGAGCTTGGTAATGCTATGGGGCGCTTTGCCGTAGGCGGTAGCGCTGGTTTTGCATTGGGGCCGCTCCTTGCTGGTGGTGTGTACGTCTTTGGCGCTCAGTTCCTTTGGGTGTTCACGGCCATTGCCTTAATTGGCGTGTTATTGTATGTGTATGCCTTTACAGGTTCTGCGGCTACCGATGTTGTTGGTGAAAGTAAAAGCTCTGCTAAGTCCACTAATACTGGTGCCAACGATTGGGTAAGCTTCGGCAAGCTATTCTTTGTAATCGCTTCACGATCTATATTGTTCTCTGTACTATCTATCTTCATTCCTATCCTGTACATTACCGTTATAAACGGTGAAGCCAGTGCCTCTAGCTTGGCGCTCACAATGTACTTTGCAATGGGTGCAGTCCTTACCTATATGGGCGGGGCCTTATCTGATAAATTAGGCTTCCTTAAAACGGTGCGCTTAGGTAATCTTATCTTCTTGCCATCCGTTTTAGTATTTATCTTTGTCCCAAATATATGGGGCTTCTTCGGTGCTATGATACCGATGGCCTTTGGCGTATTCTCACAATACGGACCCATTACCGTACTCGGTCAAAAATACCTTGCTAAAAATGCAGGCTTTGCGTCGGGGATTACACTAGGCCTTGGCATTACCTTAGGTGGCCTTGTAGCGCCATATGTAGGCCATCTAGCAGACATCTATGACGTGCAAACTGCTTTGATGACCTTGATACCTGTAGGTCTTATGGGACTCCTAATGAGCCTATGGCTTAAAGAACCAAAATAG
- the purB gene encoding adenylosuccinate lyase, with translation MIPRYTREEMGHIWSERNEFDTMLLVETLASEAQAELGVIPKEAAKAIREKGNFDVERIHEIEKETNHDIISFVTAVGEYVGPEAAKYIHLGLTSTDVKDTALGYMMKQACDILIEDLKRLHEVLRRRAAEFKYTPMIGRTHGIHGEPTTFGLKLALWMAEVERDIERMEHARKSVAVGKLSGAVGTYSNIDPFVEQYVCEKLGLEPVKIATQVVQRDRHAELLSTIAVVGGTLDKIALEIRHLQRTEVREAEEYFSPKQKGSSAMPHKRNPITCERICGMARLLRGYAQSAYEDQALWHERDISHSSVERVILPDATISLNYMLHLTIRTIDKLLVYPETMLKNLNLTGGLVFSQTILTHLVDKGAVRDEAYRWVQKYAMERWLEGKDFATGLKSDENIKKYMTAEEIDACFDPHKLLKHVDTIMARFGL, from the coding sequence ATGATACCACGTTATACACGAGAAGAAATGGGCCATATTTGGAGCGAACGCAACGAGTTTGACACAATGTTATTAGTAGAAACATTGGCATCCGAGGCGCAAGCTGAGTTGGGAGTTATCCCTAAAGAAGCGGCTAAAGCCATTCGTGAAAAGGGCAATTTCGACGTTGAACGCATTCATGAAATCGAAAAGGAAACAAACCACGATATTATTTCCTTCGTAACAGCAGTAGGCGAATACGTAGGTCCTGAAGCGGCTAAATACATCCACCTTGGCCTTACATCTACTGACGTTAAAGATACAGCACTTGGTTACATGATGAAACAAGCATGCGACATCTTGATTGAAGATTTGAAACGTTTGCACGAAGTATTGCGTCGCCGCGCAGCTGAGTTCAAATATACACCTATGATTGGCCGTACTCACGGTATTCATGGTGAACCTACTACATTTGGTTTGAAATTAGCATTGTGGATGGCTGAAGTAGAACGCGATATCGAACGCATGGAGCACGCTCGTAAAAGCGTAGCTGTTGGTAAATTGTCCGGTGCTGTTGGTACATACTCCAACATCGATCCATTCGTAGAACAATATGTATGCGAAAAATTAGGTCTTGAACCTGTTAAAATCGCTACACAAGTCGTACAACGTGACCGTCACGCTGAATTGTTGTCCACTATCGCTGTTGTAGGCGGTACATTGGATAAAATCGCTTTGGAAATTCGTCATCTGCAACGTACAGAAGTGCGCGAAGCGGAAGAATATTTCAGCCCTAAACAAAAGGGTTCCTCTGCGATGCCTCATAAACGTAATCCGATTACATGTGAAAGAATTTGCGGTATGGCTCGCTTACTTCGTGGCTATGCTCAATCTGCTTACGAAGACCAAGCTTTGTGGCATGAACGCGACATTTCCCATAGCTCTGTAGAACGTGTCATCTTACCAGATGCAACAATTTCGTTGAACTACATGCTTCACCTTACAATCCGTACAATTGATAAATTGTTGGTATATCCTGAAACAATGCTTAAAAACCTTAACCTTACAGGTGGTCTTGTATTCAGCCAAACAATTTTGACTCACCTTGTAGACAAAGGTGCCGTACGTGACGAAGCATACCGTTGGGTTCAAAAATACGCTATGGAACGTTGGCTTGAAGGTAAAGATTTCGCTACAGGTCTTAAATCTGATGAAAACATCAAGAAATACATGACTGCTGAAGAAATCGATGCATGCTTCGATCCTCATAAATTATTGAAACATGTAGATACAATCATGGCTCGCTTTGGCCTATAA
- a CDS encoding malolactic enzyme, with protein sequence MKAYEILNNPFLNKGTAFTKEERKNLGLEGLLPPVVQTLEQQAIQTYELFSRKDSLLQKREFLMRIFSTNRTLFFKVFSNHVVEMMPIVYDPVIAESIERFSHEFIDPEYAAYITEENIDQLDTILDRAADSRDIRLIVVTDAEEILGIGDWGTNGVDISVGKLMVYTAAAGVNPEWVLPVVLDVGTNRQELLDDPLYLGVRKNRITGDAYNKFIETFVRYVESKFPKLYLHWEDFGRDHATEILKVYRPQIATFNDDVQGTGIISLAGILGALKISGDTLTDKKYVCFGAGTAGVGIANLVMSEMVAQGLSEEEARSRFYLVDKQGLLFDDMTDLTIEQKPFARKRSEFTNANELTNLHAVIKAVQPGILVGTSTAPGTFTKEVVQEMASHVERPIIFPLSNPTKLAEASAQDLLTWTDGKALIATGVPYSPIELNGVTYDIGQANNALIYPGVGLGVLAVNATRLSDAMISAAAHALQGIVDTTKPGAATLPPVEKLTQFSRTVAKAVAECAIKEGLAPEQDVDAAIDAILWKPEYKNNQ encoded by the coding sequence ATGAAAGCTTATGAAATTTTGAATAATCCCTTCCTAAATAAAGGTACCGCCTTTACAAAGGAAGAACGTAAAAACCTTGGTCTTGAAGGTTTATTGCCTCCAGTTGTACAAACGTTAGAACAGCAAGCAATTCAAACTTATGAATTATTTAGTCGCAAAGATTCTCTATTACAAAAACGTGAATTCTTGATGCGTATTTTCTCCACAAATCGCACTCTATTCTTCAAAGTATTTAGCAATCATGTTGTTGAAATGATGCCAATCGTTTATGATCCTGTCATAGCTGAAAGTATAGAACGTTTTAGCCACGAATTTATTGATCCAGAATATGCAGCCTATATTACAGAAGAAAATATAGATCAACTTGATACTATTTTAGATCGAGCTGCAGATAGTCGTGATATTCGCTTAATTGTAGTTACTGACGCAGAAGAAATCTTGGGTATTGGCGATTGGGGTACTAACGGCGTAGATATTTCCGTAGGCAAATTAATGGTCTACACTGCAGCAGCAGGCGTAAATCCTGAATGGGTACTACCAGTTGTACTTGATGTAGGTACAAATAGACAAGAGCTTCTTGACGATCCATTATATTTAGGGGTTCGTAAAAACCGCATCACAGGAGATGCATACAACAAATTTATAGAAACTTTTGTTCGTTACGTAGAATCTAAATTCCCTAAATTATACCTACATTGGGAAGATTTTGGTCGCGACCATGCTACTGAAATTTTAAAAGTATATCGTCCTCAAATTGCTACCTTCAATGATGATGTCCAAGGTACTGGTATCATTTCCCTTGCAGGTATCTTAGGGGCACTCAAAATTAGTGGTGACACATTAACTGATAAGAAATATGTGTGCTTTGGCGCAGGTACAGCAGGTGTAGGTATCGCTAACCTCGTAATGTCTGAAATGGTAGCGCAAGGGCTATCTGAAGAGGAAGCTAGAAGTCGTTTCTACCTCGTAGATAAACAAGGTCTCCTATTCGATGATATGACAGACTTAACAATCGAGCAAAAACCGTTCGCTCGTAAACGTTCTGAATTCACTAATGCTAATGAATTAACTAATTTACATGCTGTCATTAAAGCGGTACAACCAGGCATCCTCGTTGGTACATCGACAGCACCAGGCACTTTCACAAAAGAGGTTGTCCAAGAAATGGCTAGTCATGTGGAAAGACCGATTATTTTCCCATTATCTAACCCGACAAAATTAGCAGAAGCAAGTGCACAAGATCTGTTAACGTGGACAGATGGAAAGGCGCTCATCGCAACAGGCGTACCATACTCACCTATTGAACTTAACGGTGTAACATATGATATTGGCCAAGCTAACAATGCACTCATTTATCCAGGCGTAGGTCTTGGTGTATTAGCTGTCAATGCAACTCGCTTAAGTGATGCTATGATTTCCGCAGCAGCTCATGCCTTACAAGGTATTGTAGATACTACAAAACCAGGTGCAGCTACGTTACCACCAGTAGAAAAATTAACACAATTCTCTCGTACAGTTGCTAAAGCTGTTGCCGAATGTGCCATCAAAGAAGGCTTGGCACCTGAACAAGATGTTGATGCTGCCATTGATGCTATCTTGTGGAAACCAGAATACAAAAATAATCAATAA